A window of Canis lupus familiaris isolate Mischka breed German Shepherd chromosome 12, alternate assembly UU_Cfam_GSD_1.0, whole genome shotgun sequence genomic DNA:
CCAACTTCACACCTTCTGCAAAGAGTTGAAGAGAAGGGGggaacaaaggaagaagagagagagaagtagggaaaggagagagagaagaggaaaatgggaaggaaaggTAAATAGAAGTGGCCTGTAAAGGAACAGCAAAGAGAGCCGCGTCCGATCGCCTTTCTCAACCATCCGGTTCTCGAGGTGGACTGGACCACAGATCTTGATCTTCTATGGTTACCAGAAAGTGAAGGGCACAACTATTTTGAGATCATCTGAGCCTTATGCATTGCAATGTGTGGCCagttgggttaaaaaaaaaaaaaaaaaaaacctgagtttCATTATCTCTACTTTTGTGCCTTTTGTGAcgaaacaaataaaaactattgtTTCTCATGTAACCTCCCAACTAAATGTGAACCCATACTCTTCTTGACTTTAAATGGAACTTCTTGGACCTACCACTTGCTTCATTGTGTTGGGGTTATACTCCAGAAAGAacgtttttaaaaatgacaaaaatatggCAAATGGAGCCTTAACAAGACTTACATCTTGATGATGGTTGGACCCGGTAATAAACTCCTACATAGACTTTTGTGTATAAAAATTCTAAAGGGACTTCTAAGTCTGTTACTGCAGTAGATATATTATAGGAAACCGCAGTACAGTCCAGACCTACCAGACATAAAATTGTTATGagtttagaaaagaaggaagtataCAAGGTACCCCAGCACCTTCGCTCTTCAATCCTCCTGGTCACGTAGTCCCATCTGACCAGTGTCCCATCTGATGTTTCCAACGTTAGCATTCCATGAAAGTAGGATTGCAGTTTTGTAGAGTTCAAACTTTAAAAGCCCTAAGTCCATGGTAGGTGAAGATGGGTAAGTGGGGCCTAATAAAGAAGAGTCTCTTGTTGGTGACAACGATGGGAACCAATGGCCCAGCTTTAGAGTGCTAAAGGTCTATAAGGCACTCAGGGCCATGCGTGACCAGGTCTGCCAAAGGTAGGAAGGGTTAAGTGAGGTCCTCCATGACCTCTTACAGAGCATGCCCCAGAGCTAGGTGATTTTATCCCCACTCTCATCCTCATGAACAATTCGGTGTGAAATGGATGAGGATCACAGAAAAGATCTTTTTATACAAGATCATCTGCTGCCCAAGACTCACTATGATCAGATCAAACGGGTATTGTTTCTAGAGGCATCTCCTGATCCCCTGGGATGGTTTTTATTAAACAGAACCTCTCTTTTTAATAGGATTTTACCTGGTTGTACCTTTGAGAATAGCAACTAGGAAAGAGGAGACtttccttagaaaaaaaacacctcacaTATAAACCTGCAATGCAAAAACCTGGGAGAGAAGGTTAAACTATGGGAAGAGCTCATTGCACCTGAATGAGACTACTGTGATTTAGCTGGAAAAGCATACTGCCCAGGTACTGCTATCATAGGAGGGATGGTTGGGCTTTGTTTGACTTGGCACTTCGATTCCTTTTACGAAACAGGATATGGTTTCAAGGACACAGGCACAGTTTACAAGGTGACGTTGGACACCAGAATGACTCAGGTCATCGTATTAGGCTGCTTTCTGCTGCTGGACCAGCTTTACTTCTACAACTCATGGTGTTCTCAAGAATTCTGACAACTCTGACAACTCTACTGTAAAACAGCTTTTAGAAATAACAGCTGACCGAGATCTAATCCGTTAAGTGCAACCACTAGAGAAAGGGAGTCACTTCTTTAATAAGGTGGGAGGAGAGTTTCAGACGCTTACAAATCCAGCAGGATGTTCTCTGCTAACTTTCTCCTAATTAGATAGATCAGACGAGTGTTCTGACTGGCCACTTACTTAAAAGGGCAATTCAGTGAAATAACTGATCCTAGGCTGATCCTAGATCAGAGGAAAAAGGGATGCTATCGATTGAGGGCTTTAATTGGTCAACTGGCAATACTGGAATATGGACAGTGTATTAAATATTgtatcctgggatgcctgggtagctcagcggttgagcatctggctttggctcaggacgtgatcccagggtcctgagatcaagtcccacatcaggccccctgcgagaaacctgcttctccctctatctctctgcctctctctctctgtgtgtgtctctcatgaataaataaataaaatctttaaaaaaataaaatattgtatccATGTTAAATTTATTGGGGTTGAAATAACTATGTTTTCTAAAGAGAGTGTCTTTATTGTTGGGAAATAAATACTGAAGAATCTAGGCATTAAAGGGTCAGCCatgaaatgattcagaaaaagtaTTCTATGTCTGTATTTATGTATACAGATCTTTCTTGACTTATGATGGGGTAACATCCTGATAAACTCATTACGGgttgaaaatatcatttaataCAGTAAGTTGTAAACACATTTGATGCATCTAATCCATTATTCTCAGTTACAAAAAAATACACCTcaggatgcctggatagctcaacgactgagcatctgccttcggctcagggcataatcctgggctcctggatccagactgggatccagtcccatctcaggctccttgtgtggagcctgcttcttcctctgcctgtgtctctgcttctctctctctgtatgtgtcatgaataaataaataaaattaaaaaaaaaatacacctcaTCTACCAAACATCACAGCTTTGCCTAGTCTTAAACTCATGATTAGCCTAtattgggcaaaatcatctaacgcaaagcatttattattttataataaagtgctgaatatcttttttcaaaagattttatttatttgagagagtgtgtgtgagggagacAGCACAAGaggagagagggtcagagagagaaacagactcctcactgagcggggAGCTTGATGGgaggctcaatcctgggactctgggattataggggggactcctgggatcgagccccaaattgggctccatgctcagtgggcctctccctctccctttgcccatctcacctcactcatgctctctctctcaaataaataaataaaatatttttaaaaacattatgttacatatactatatatacattatattatatatactacatatgctacataacattatattatatgTAACAAACTAGTGGATGTTATATATGTCTTAATATGAaatctgtatgtatttttatgtaaaaaaggcaaataataaagcaaaagggCAAAAGTTAACAATACTTCAATCTGAGCACAGGTATATACCGGTATTCTTTGTACTATTGCAAATTTTTCCAAAGTCTGAAATTATGTCCAATTCACTAAAAAGGAGGGGAGAATTGAAGCATTCCTTCCCCCGCTGAGTTGCCAGCAAAGAGCTGTTTTATTCAAGTCTATATAGGCTCTATCACAGGTGGGATGTTGGCCTCAGTCTGATTTTCACCTGGATTGGTCATTCATACAGACTAGCAAAAGGAGCAAGATaaaattgttggttttttttttttaactttctctaaatttgattataaaaatCTCATATCCTTATTACggaaaatttggggaaaagaaaactaatgaagaaaaaaaatacataaattccaCCATATCCCACCAAAttggaagaatttttattttggcatatttcTTTTCAGTCCTTTCCCCAAAGATTTAAGAGAATTAGGATTACAGTGTAAAAACTGCATAGcctggtttggttttgttgtttttcctttaacCTAGTATTAACATTTTCCTGTCATgggtaaaaagggaaaaaaaaacttaaatcttCAATATCAACACAGTATTCCACTATATGGATATGCCATAATTAACTTATCCATTTTCCTAAAACTGGGCCTTTGatcatttccaatttttatttattacacatAGTGCTGAGTTAAAAGCTTAAGATCTCTGTgcttaaatctttctttttagtatttctggtttataccTTTATGACGGATTCACAAAAATTAAGTTCCCGGGGCAAAGGgtctaaacatttttaagactCAATGCAAAAAAGGCCAAATGACTTTTAGAAAGTTAGGTTTATGCCTGtatctttaaggaaaaagataACTGAAGGGAATTATCAAAACTTTGGGTTGATATCTCATTGAGGATTTAAAGAAAGGGAATTAACTGCCACAAGCTAAAAACTGCGGTCTTCAGACCAAACTTGGCTATTGGCACAAGTTCTGTAAGctatttttttgtcttcaaaaaaggaaaaatgaaatattctagCCTGTATCATCAACACATTCTGATTGCTAGGTAAAAGATGTATGGTCCAGCCTCAGATGATAACCAGTACATTAAGCTTTGGGTTTCTATAATCTAGAAGACCTTCCTAACGTCCTGGGAGAAATGAGATCCCAAAAACACAAGGAGGGGAAAAGCACATGTGAGAAAGTGATGGGAATCGAAAAGCAAGGTTCAGATTCAAAAAGGCAAACTTAATGAAGACAAGTTGGGGTTTTTACCCTCTCATTTTTCAGGAGTCTAGAATTGGAAAAGCAAGGCACCCAACAGTCAGGAGATGTGGAGTCAAGCCCATCCATCTGAATGAACAACCAGCCTGGATCAAGGACACAGCCAAACCTCCCAGGACTCTATCTCCTCACTTGTTAAATGACAGTTAAACAAAGTCCCTAAAGGTCATTCTCAGGTCTCTGGTTTGTCAACAGTCTCTTTTAAATGTGCCAGGGGAGAAAAGGACAGAGTAGTTATGCTCTCCGAATGGATTCTATCAAATGCTGACCACCTCATTTTTCATAACCCAACTAGATCAAATAGCACTTGGTAGATAGGAACTTCTAGAAACTTTGCATTTCCCACTCCTTCAGCCAGCAAGGACTAAGGCAGGGTGGGGATCTGtgagcaaagaggaaagaaggcTCACCGTGACCATTGCAATAGTAGATCCACTTCTCCCGGTTCTGGGTTGGGGTCACGGATTTCTTCAGCCCTGCCTTTTCCACAATGGTGCTAGGGTCCTGCCGGGGCCCCTTTTTCAGAGTTCTTGAGCTTTTCCGGATACTGCATACCACTATCACCACAAGCACCAGCAGCAGAAAAAGCACAATCATCCAGGGCAAATGTTCATTGATGTCAAAATGCTTGTGCAAGTTCTGTCTGGGGTGAGTCCGCTTGAGGCCTTTGATGGGTGTGCTGGATTTCTCGCCCCCAGTTGCCTCCATGGACGGCAGCAGCTTCAGGATGTGTCTGTGGTGGGGGCCTTGCTGGTGGTTGACTACCTGGAGGTTTGGGAGGGTCTTGTTCATGCCTTCCTCACCCCTTGCCGAGCTTGTGTTGTCAGGGACTGTCCCTTCCTGGATGCCACTCGGTACCTTTGGTCTAACAGAGGCAGAAGAGTTGGATTCTGTTGAGTTCATGCCtagaaaaaaggaggggggaagagcTTTTCTATATCTGGGGATCTGTATATTCCTCCGCTTCCTGCTCATCTCCAAGCCAGGCCAGATAATGAAAGAAGAGATGAACTTTGGAGCTTACGGATAAATCATACGGCACATTTTCATAAAGATTCTAACAGCACCTTTATGTGGAAGATAAAAACTAAACTTCACAGCTAAACTTGCATCCTCAGGGCAAAACCAATGGCATCCTTACAGATCCAATGTCCAAGCTTCACAGCAGCTCCCCTATGTTTCACATACAGAGTGGACTCATGTATGTTCAGGGTTCTAGTCAACTCTTAAATGTGCTGATTGTTCACAAAACCAGTTCAAATGTGATCCCTTTATTCTCCTTCTCCCACCTTTTGGCCATTTTAAGATACAATGGTAAAAACTGGGAATATGATAAGATAGGGAAAAGAACTCAAACCCAAATCCAAATTTGACCAGCAAAAGCTTTGGTGAGACTaatcagtgaataaaacaagGCAAGACTTTCTTAGGATCTATATTAAGAGATAAGTTTTGGGCTGGCAGCTGAGTGTACTTCCTTCAGAGAAGTTTCCACAAGCAGTCTTCATTAAGGAGTGTGAGAGCCAGGGATTTCAAGTCCCAAGAGACAGGACCTGGATTACATTAGTCCCTGAGAAAACCTAGACAGGTCACTGGAgctctctgaacctgtttcttcatttcaaaCTGGTGGTTGTAAGGCCCTCCTCATAGAGCTATCATAAAGGTCCAATGTAATTACACGTGAAGACTATGCTAGAAAGCACAACTCCAGTTGGCTATCCTTTCaagaaaattaatcaaaaaggatttgaaaataaagaataaactttGCATTCTTCCTGAGGCTCAAAATCCTGAGGACAACTAGGATACTCGATGGAAGagcataaaattaaaatcatttgaaaaaattaaacatcatttTCCAGATGCAAATGCTAGTTATCTTCAACAAGCTACAAACTTGTTTCCtgaagcttctttctttctttcccctttttcaaCCCACCTTGGTTTCAATATTTAATCCTTCCCTTCCAGGCATCATggtattttctccccttttccttcctcccttccttctggcTGTGTCTATCCAGGATTGATTCCATGTTGGGAAGCTTTTAATCTGGAAGGAAGCTTGAACATCTAAATCACTCATGTATTTGCCAAGTTTGAAGCCAAGGCCTGAAGAAGTGACTTACATAAGGCCATGTATTGTCCTTATTTctctcagttctttctttttaagcttGATGTGACCTAGTTTTTAGATATTTGATCCCCCCTAACAGAAAACCTGAGTCTAAATGTTTCTAATACATCCAAAGAAGACAGATTAACCACAAAATGGAGGCCCCTTCTTCAAGGGGTGACTttggaatatacaaaataaagaaagtaTCCTTGGTACAAGCCCATTTTTGGTAGTTCCATTGGGCTCAAAgacttttttcatataaataactCATGAGGTTAAGTTACCTTTGGGAACATAAGTGGAGGAAGGGACTTCATGGGATTCCATGTGCTCCGGGTGTGAAAAGATGGTTGTACCAGGGGTAGGTGAGGTCGTGCTGGAGAAGGGCGGAAGTGTGCCACAGACATTGTCTGCTTCCTTGGTCCCCGGCTTGATCACCACCAGGTTCTGACTCAGACAGTCTGTGTATGCTTTGCATTTCATCACACTAGAAGGCACATCAGAGAAGGTACCCCGAGCACACTGCTTACACCGCACGTCCTCggtctctgtccctttcttccgCACACCCCACCCCACAGGACACACCGTATGGGGGGCGCAGGTACCATTAAACTGGAACATGCCAGGTGGGCAAGCACATTCTCGGTCAGTCAAGGCAGCACAAGGTAATTTCTCAACCATTGGCCATGGGCATGGCTGACTACAGTCATGGCATTTCTCTATGCCATTCTCATGCCTGGTAAAGGTCCCCACAGGGCAACTGCTACAGACACGCAGGCTCGTGTTGGTACAGTGCTCAGACACATAGGTTCCTGCTGGACACTTGTCACAGGTTAGCACCTGGCCGGTGGCACGGTCAACATGGTGGTATTTGCCAATGAGATTTGAGGCCTTCTGTTCTAGCTGAGCTGTGGTGGTGCTAAGGAATCCaagctgaaagaaataaaaggggagGGAAAACGAACAAAAATCAAGAATGGGTTATacaagaacagagaagaaaggatGGAACAATCCCaatatcaccaccaccatccccattAAAGATCTTAACGGTCCTGCATTCTTTTAATCCTGTCAGAGCAACACagtagaaagagagaaacaaagactaTGATTCCATCATGGGGCCTGACCTACTGGCTATGAAGCTTTGGTCTTATTGTATGACCTTTgctttaacttccttttttttctgtctagtaAGTGAGGTTGACAATACTGCTCAACTCAATTATAAAGATCAACTGAGAATATGAACATGTAAGTACTTTGTTGTTCAAAACGctatacataaaaaacaaaaaaaacccaaaacactatACAGGGGGACCCGGCTGgatcagttgatagagcatgcaacccttgatctcagggtcatgagttcaagtcccatgttgggcagagagcttacttaaaacattttctcaaatttaagaaaaaattttaaatgtgtatagaAGTGAAAAATcctaatgaaagaagaaaatagcttGCTGAATAGCTGTCTTCCTTCCCATAATCCAAATGTTAAGTTGCCATTTCTTAGCACCAAGACAAAGCAACTGAGGATTGGATGGCATATGTTCAAGCTCCTTCTGCTATAGCACCAGATTACCCATGTGGAGTTATTTTTTCAAAGCCTTTCTCTATGCAAAGTCAaacattttttggttttggttttgttttatttgcaaaACAGAGGCAGGTCCTTGGCATTCTTAATTTGCTTTAAGTAACAGAGTTGATGCTTTTAGAGGTATATTCTGTTCGCTGAGCCTCTAAAGGCCATGGTCACTGGAGCAGGAACCTGCAGACACCTGGAGGTCCAGCATAAAACCAGGCTCAGCCGGGACTCCACAGAGGTAAATTTAGTTCATAGGACAGAAACTTCACCCAGCTAGACAGGATTTTATACTCTCTTACACTGAAAACTTGGGAGAAAGGAAATTATGTTTGTGGTACTAAATCCTAAGGTCCTTCTGAGAGCTGGggggaaatatttaataatgaataGTGAGAGAGTTTTTCTGCATGAATGAAGTTTGAGAGGTCCCACCAAGGAAGCTTCCACTGCCTTCTACAAAATGGAGAAGGGTTAAGTGTCAAGAAAACAGTGGCCGCCCCAAACTATCAGATGCCCATCAGGGCAAGATCCTTCTAAAATGAGTACCAGGAGCTAAGGGAATAAAAcaagaatgtctttaaaaattgatCATAGTTCCCGACTCATTGGCACCTTGAAGGTTAATCCAAGATTcagttcccctcccctcccaaaaaaatttaatgatttgaaTCAAAAGTATCTCCCTTGGGACtcttgggtgcctcagtggttgagcgtctgccttcagcccagggtgtgatcctgggatcctgggatcaagtcccacatcgggcttcctgcatggagcctgcttctccctctgcctgcctctgtgtgtgtgtgtgtgtgtgtgtgtgtgtgtgtgtgtgtgtgtctcatgaataaataaataaaatcttaaaaaaaagaaaaacaaaagaaactttaaTAGCATCttagactgaagaaaaaaaatctgcttcatAATGGTAAATTCTGTActatctctctttgtctctttctggctttctttcttttcttggtccTTCTGTTTGCAAAATCGGCCCAGCCACCCCCTTCTGCCCTGGCAATGTGGCTTAGATTGAGGGCAGAAAGCGGCCACTATCGTGTGGAGCACAGGTTCCATTTGGCAAGTACAAGAGGACAAATTTCATCCCAGTCTCCCTGGCACTAAGGACCCACCCAAGAGGTTGCGACAGTGGCTCTGCTTCTGTATTTCCCCGAGTTCCTTTACATCTAGTTTCTAAATGCAAAAGCCCTTTTAGATGGCCACAGCGTTCTGGAGGTTTGAAAGATGTATAAATAACCTAAATGGCAGGTTATTACATTTGCACAAACAAGATAAAAGCAGAGAAGGTAACAGGAGATCTGGCCAGAGAGCGGTGGTTGGGTACGAACATCATCACCCTGCTGTGCCGTGGGCTCTGAGTCTGGCTCCCCCATCCCTTGCAGGCAGGCTGGGCAGGCAGCCAGGCACACACCCCGATGTGGCTCTGCAGAATGACCACAGGGGGGTGGCGAacagccctgtgtgtgtgtgtgtgtgtgtgtgtgtgtgtgtgtgtgtgtgtgctggcgTCCAGGGATGGGGTTAGGGCTTGTCTTCCTACAATTCACTTCTCTCCCTAGGGCACACACTTGTTGGGGATCCATCAGCCCCCTGACTACCCAATTACGATGGGTCCCCCAGTAGCACACAAAACCTGCCTCCAGATCCCACTGCACCCCACACTCTTCCCCACTCATTGAGTAGATTTTTCAGTTCTTGGTTCATTTAGAATAACCGGTGATGTTTCTAACTAAGGCAAAGCTCAGAGCTCTTTAACTCTCTCATTCTAACTAACCCACTTTAGACAATGGGGCTCTAAAAATGGACCTTTCATTACCTCATGTTACAGGAGGCAATTCCAGCTCTTACATACAGAGTTAACAATGATGCCTCTACATCTCACCTGGACTGAGCACTAGGACAAATAGTTATTGAAGACCTATGTTACATACAAGGGACCATGCCACAAGCTGACAACGTCATTTGTGAACTCTATCCCA
This region includes:
- the TNFRSF21 gene encoding tumor necrosis factor receptor superfamily member 21 isoform X1 translates to MGTSCGRAAGATMVAGALLLLGFLSTTTAQLEQKASNLIGKYHHVDRATGQVLTCDKCPAGTYVSEHCTNTSLRVCSSCPVGTFTRHENGIEKCHDCSQPCPWPMVEKLPCAALTDRECACPPGMFQFNGTCAPHTVCPVGWGVRKKGTETEDVRCKQCARGTFSDVPSSVMKCKAYTDCLSQNLVVIKPGTKEADNVCGTLPPFSSTTSPTPGTTIFSHPEHMESHEVPSSTYVPKGMNSTESNSSASVRPKVPSGIQEGTVPDNTSSARGEEGMNKTLPNLQVVNHQQGPHHRHILKLLPSMEATGGEKSSTPIKGLKRTHPRQNLHKHFDINEHLPWMIVLFLLLVLVVIVVCSIRKSSRTLKKGPRQDPSTIVEKAGLKKSVTPTQNREKWIYYCNGHGIDILKLVAAQVGSQWKDIYQFLCNASEREVAAFSNGYTADHERAYAALQHWTIRGPEASLAQLISALRQHRRNDVVEKIRGLMEDTAQLETDKLALPMSPSPLSPSPIPSPNTKLENSTLLTVEPSPLDKNKGFFVDESEPLLRCDSTSSGSSALSRTGSFITKEKKDTVLRQVRLDPCDLQPIFDDMLHILNPEELRVIEEIPQAEDKLDRLFEIIGVKSQEASQTLLDSVYSHLPDLL
- the TNFRSF21 gene encoding tumor necrosis factor receptor superfamily member 21 isoform X2; the encoded protein is MEGFLDEVPLELGFLSTTTAQLEQKASNLIGKYHHVDRATGQVLTCDKCPAGTYVSEHCTNTSLRVCSSCPVGTFTRHENGIEKCHDCSQPCPWPMVEKLPCAALTDRECACPPGMFQFNGTCAPHTVCPVGWGVRKKGTETEDVRCKQCARGTFSDVPSSVMKCKAYTDCLSQNLVVIKPGTKEADNVCGTLPPFSSTTSPTPGTTIFSHPEHMESHEVPSSTYVPKGMNSTESNSSASVRPKVPSGIQEGTVPDNTSSARGEEGMNKTLPNLQVVNHQQGPHHRHILKLLPSMEATGGEKSSTPIKGLKRTHPRQNLHKHFDINEHLPWMIVLFLLLVLVVIVVCSIRKSSRTLKKGPRQDPSTIVEKAGLKKSVTPTQNREKWIYYCNGHGIDILKLVAAQVGSQWKDIYQFLCNASEREVAAFSNGYTADHERAYAALQHWTIRGPEASLAQLISALRQHRRNDVVEKIRGLMEDTAQLETDKLALPMSPSPLSPSPIPSPNTKLENSTLLTVEPSPLDKNKGFFVDESEPLLRCDSTSSGSSALSRTGSFITKEKKDTVLRQVRLDPCDLQPIFDDMLHILNPEELRVIEEIPQAEDKLDRLFEIIGVKSQEASQTLLDSVYSHLPDLL